TCGGGAGTAACCGTACCAAAGCCTGCTGCTTCGGAAGAAATACTGTAGGTGTTAAGCGTTTCGGCGAGGTCAATATTCAGTTCCTCTTTAAATATTTTGGTGTCCGCGGTAGATTGCGTTGGGTTTTCAACATAGCCCTCATCAAAATACAGGGCCACAACATCCTTTGTAATGGGTGTCAGGCTTAATTTCAATAAGTTTTGTGCCTGGGCGGAACTCCACTGAAGGCATATAAAGGCCAACAGCAGTAAAAAAGTAAATTTTCTCATAAAAATAGATTGATGTAAAAAATCAGGGAAGAAAAGCCCCCCGAAATGGAAGGGCCTTTTGCAGGTTACTATTTCATCAGTTGTTTCATGTCTTTGCTCCAGTTGTTAAACTGAAAGATCTCGCTGCCCTTCACTTCGTCGGCAGTTTTCACTACACCATTTAAGTTTCTGGCGTTATTGCCCGAAACCATGATCCCTTTGGTAGATTTACCTTCCACCTGAACCAAATTGTCAGCAGCATATTCCACAATGTTACCGGTGATGAAGGCGTCTGTTGAGTTGATCAAACGGATTGGTGTGATCGCTTTGTCACCTTTGAAATCCACATCACCCACCCGGATACCGTGAACATCATCAAATACAAATGCGTGACGACTATCCTCTCCGTTGGTAATGACTTTCATATTTTTGAAAGATACGTTGTTGGCATGACGGACATAGAACGTATGTGCTGGGAATACGCCATAAATCTCTGGTGAAGGATACATCTTAGAGTTCTCAGGAACATTCAACATATTGTCAGGATTAAAACCGGTAAAGCCCTGTGTTTCATATACAATATTATCAAAAAAGATGTTCTCAATATTATAAGTAGGGATACCCATGATTGAAGAAGCATATTTTGAAATACCACGAACAGTGATGTTAGAGAAGGTCATGTTTTTACAGTCACGAACAACTTTATCCTCTTGCTCAGGGTATGACTTTCTCAAACGGTCTCCGATCTTGATATAGAAAGGAGTATCGGTATTGTTGATCACAATGTTTGAAAAGTTCATATTGTCAATCAACGTACCATCCACTGCCTCAATAGCAATACCACAGATCCCGTGCTTGGTACCGAAGAAAGTCTCACGGCCTTCTTGTGCAGGCTCGTTGATGGTGATGTTGGAGATGTTAATGTTGGTGAAGGCAGTATGGCTATCTGTACCAAATTTGATGGCGTTACAGTTTGTTTTGATCACACAGTTGGTGATCGTAACGTTGTCTGTCCCTACAGGTGTGGTACTTTTAAAACACAATACATCATCCTCACAATCGAAGATACAGTTAGAAACGACCATATTTTTACAGTCATCGATATCCAGACCGTCGTTGTTGGCTGCACCATGTGACTGAATGTAGAGCCCATCGAGGAATACATCAGTACAAGCGAGGTAATGCTGTAACCAGAAACTTGGCGAGAACAACTCTATACCCTGCATTCTGATGTTTTTACAGTTCACAAACTGAATCATGTATGGGCGCAACATGTGCTTATCCGACTCGCGCAATACATCGAGTTTAGGGTGTTTACCATTACCGTTGATCTGCCCACCACCGAAGATTGAAAAATTCTCAGCACTATTGGCATAAACCAAAGCGTGGTGTGCATACTCGCCCACGTTGGTTGGGAATTTGTGATCAATGAATGGGTAATCCGCAAGGTCAGTGCTCCCAAACAAGGTAGCGCCGGCCATCAGATTAATATGTACATTGCTTTTGATAAAGATTGTTCCCGTAACATAATCACCTGCTGGGAAAACAATTGTTCCTTTAGTCTCTGAACACTTGTCGATCAATGCTTGTATCGCCTTGGTATTGACGGTTTTGTTGTCCCCTACAATGCCGTAATCCAATACGTTGTAGGTTTCACAGAAACCATTCAGGCTAAAAAATGACAGTAAAACTATAAGTAAATTTCTCATCGTTATTTCTATAAAAAAATGCTTGATTTATTTATTCTTTAATACATCTGACAGAAATGGCATTTTCCTTTCTGTAGCCCAAATCCTCAACGAAAGCTTCGTTATAACCTGCGGAGAAATCTACGCCCAAAGCGGATTGTTTGTGTGCTTCAGTAGATGACCAGAAGAAGGTTCTGTTTCCTTCTTGCCATAAGCGGTAAAGGATGTAAAACCGGTAACCTGAAGGCTCCACATTGAAACCGATCGGCTTGATGTTTTCTGCGAATGGTTCTCTCCATTTGTCAGAGTGAGAGGTCAATTTTGCGCCCGCAACTTCTTTCCCACCAACGGTTTCAATCAACTCATTCCAATCGTCCATTGAAGGTAATTTCCATCCTGTTGGACACACTTGCTTGGCTTCTTTCCAGGTATAATACAAACCATAAGTGTCTGTATCTTCCTCACCCGAAAGTGGGTAACCTGCATTCACATCAAAACCTACCTCATCCTGAATGGCTGTGTTTTCGGCAGCCAATGAAGTACCAGGATTATAGCGAAGGTTTTCGGCCATCCACCATTGTTTTCCCACTTTGATAATTTTATAGTTTTGGCCGTCTCGCTCATCGATAAGCGTTTTGGTTTTTACCTTCTGAGCCTGTGCCATAAAAGGTAAAGCGACCAATGCCAATAAGACTGCTAAAAAATTCCGTTTCATAAAAAATTTATTTAATCTATTGAAAAAAGATGCTGTATTTAGTTTCTAATTAAATCGGCTGTTGCTGGCTCGCCTGCGCTGCGAGGAACCCCCACACATAGGCATTTGGCGCCATGGTTTGCTGTGGTGTCCATTCGTTTTGTATCATCCATCGGTAGATGTCATGATAAAATTCATAAGCCGGAAAATCTTTGGCCGCGGGGGTGTCCTGTTCGTTCAAATAATACTTCAGTGGCCAGGTGAAATAGGCGGAAAGCTTGGCTTCAGGATCAAACTGCCCATAGCACAGGATTCCTGCAGGCAGTTTTTGCCCTGTCAATCGGCTGTCTGGGTGATAGGAGTTTTTGATGCTCTTATCTGTCAGTCCACTCATATAAACCAATCGCATCGGGTTGGCACCCAAGGCGTAATCTGTGCTTCTGAAAATTCCCTGAAGGTACTTTTGCTGATGGGTAAGACGATAAGCCCGAGCCATCTCCATCCCATGTGCTACGGAGAAATACCCAACCATAATGCTTCTCGATTTACCTTCAGCACCAATATTATAGGCATTTCCCTGCTGATAATGCAACACACTGTCTGCCTGAGCGATCAGCATATCTTCTGCCTGCTTCACCAGTGGGTAATCTACAGATTTCAATAATTTTTGTGGTACCATCTGTAACAAGAAAAGGGCATCACTGCTGGCCTGCTGATAGGCTTCCGCATCCTTAAAGAAAGGCCATTTTTCATTGGCGTTACCTTTGGCCATTTTTTCCAGCGAAGGATTCAACGCACTAAACTGTTTGAAGTCATGGAAGAATTTTCTATTGCCTGTCAGGCGATAAAGGTCCAAAGCCGCCTGGCTTTTTTCGGTAAATACCTCACGCTTCAGCGGCTGATCTGATTTTGCAGCATAAGCGGCACTGAAACGCCCTTCGCCCCATTGGTAGGCTTTCAATGCAGAAGATTTATATTCCGCAGCTAATTTAGCATCGTATTGTTCCACCAAATAGGAAAGTCTTGAAGCAACCCCCGCATAGATGAAACTTGACCACATATCGGGTGCATAAACAAAAGTTTCGTAAGATTCCTGATAAGAGGTTTCTCCCTCGCGCGGGTGATCTTCGGCTTCCAATCCACCGCAAATACCGCCCTCAGCAGTTTGCAGACTTTTATAGAAAGAGATATTGAAAATAACCTCGTCGATGATGTCCGGAATATTGTTCTTGCTTTCGGGAATATTTCCATTGAACGCTTCGAAGTAAGCGGGGTACAATTCAAAAAGCTCCAACATCAAGCGGCTGCAATACAAATGTTGAACGCGGCGATCCCAGTCTCCGGCATCATGGTAACCGCCGTAAGCGTTGATCGTTACCAATTCATCCGTTTTATGTTTGAGTAACTCCCCAAAGTTATCTTTATCCAGACCGCGGGCATTCAATCCGTTTCCGGTGTTCATTAAAGAAACCGCCGAACGGTACGTTTTAATATCTTTGTTGGGCAAATAAGCTTCCGGCCGTTTGAAGTCGGTATAAGGCTCCTTCATTTCCATATTCCCACGAATATGAAAGAATCCTTTCATGGCTACCTTGAAAGCATCCCTGAAAGTCGATTTCGAAATTTTGAAATGCTCACTGCGACCGAAAGATGGAATTTCAATATAATATTCTCCAGTGTTGGCCAACTCACCAAATTTGAGCTGATACACATTGGTTTTTGCAAAATTATGATCATCAATATTGTATTCCACTTCATTTTCATCCAGTGCTTTCTCCACTTTTCCCTTGAACACAACTTTGTTATCATTTGCACGGCGCACTTCAAAGTCATGGGCTTCGTCAAAGCTAAAACTCCCACCGGTACCCAACCAGGCGCTCAAATAAGCGGTTTTTGAAGGGTCATCCAACTGATAACCAATATCAGGTAACTGAAAAGCGAAATTCTCCACTTGCTCATTATAATCCCAGGCTAATTTTTGCGGGTCAACATTGAGTCCTTTAGCTTCAAGCGTATAGTGGGCATTCGGTTTCATCCCGAAAGGGAGCTCGAAATAAAGGTCATGCAACATCATGAATTTACGGCTTGGCTCCACCCAGTTGTTGGCTTTACTTTTTTGATAAACCGCCAATGGGCTAACGCCCTCCAGACAACGGTCATCCTCTTTGGAGAAAACCTTGTATGCGGATGCCTGAGTAATATTTTCAGTCTTTAAATCCTGTCCCTTCATTTGCTGACCCATAGCCAATATTTCATGATGAGGCCCAGAAAGCCAGCCGATCTCTTTGCCATTTCTGAATAAGGGGTAAGAAACCTCCAGATCGCGCAGTTTACTTTTTACAACTGCTACTGAATCCCCTTGCTGCTTGACATATTTCACTTGATAACCAGGAATCATCTCCCCCTCCTGAATTTGAAGGTGAACCACCTTAGGGCTCAAAACGCCCATATGCACCACCTTCGGCATAGGCTCAACATTTTTTGTTGACGACTCGCAAGCCATCATAAAAGCCACCGACAGGCAACAACAAATTATACCACTTAAAAATCTCATGACTGATAATTAAAAAATTGATCTGATGATCGGTGATGAATTAAAAAAGGCTTCCTATGGCTTTAGCTACCACTTGGCCTGCCCATTGTTTCCTCCGATCTGCTTTACAATACTATCCAATATTCTGTTAGTAGTAGATGAAAAATATTTTAAAAAGAGTGAATATTAGCTAATGGACCATCCCGAAGAAACATCCTTAACCACCTACATAGCAACCCTTTACTCAACTTAAATATAATTCTCCCACCACCTGATAGTCTGTATGGATGCTCCAACTGAAAAAAGTCCCCCCCTTTAAATCAAATGGCGCTCCCTGTAATTTGACCTTACCTTTCAATGCCCGTTACCCATCAAAAATCTTGACAAAAAAAAGCGAGGAAATGCACTTATACCCTGCACTTTCCTCGCTCAAAACATTAATAAACTATTACACTATTTCATTCAAATCACTTTGCCCAAAGGCAAATAGTGAACAATTATCTCGTGTTTAAAAATATGCCGTTCTACTGCAAATTTTAAGTTTTAAACACACGCTTCTATATCGAATGGATTTTTATAATGGACAATAAATAATGGCTATACGTTTAGAGTAACCGTTTTTGGCTCCTCTTTTGAGTTATGCGCTTGTTGTTGCTCAAGGTCGCTTTTAATTTTCTCCAATTTTTCATCGCTAAGGTTGTACCAAAAGAAACATACGGCTGAAAGCCCCGCAAAAATCGCAGGATATACCGTCATGGCACTTTTAATTCCCTGAAGGGCACCCGCTCCTTGTTCCACATTCGGCACATAACCATACCAGCTCAATACGGCCATGGTTGCTGAAGCGCCAATGGCAACGCCTGTTTTTTGGGCAAA
This genomic interval from Persicobacter psychrovividus contains the following:
- a CDS encoding glycoside hydrolase family 28 protein, giving the protein MRNLLIVLLSFFSLNGFCETYNVLDYGIVGDNKTVNTKAIQALIDKCSETKGTIVFPAGDYVTGTIFIKSNVHINLMAGATLFGSTDLADYPFIDHKFPTNVGEYAHHALVYANSAENFSIFGGGQINGNGKHPKLDVLRESDKHMLRPYMIQFVNCKNIRMQGIELFSPSFWLQHYLACTDVFLDGLYIQSHGAANNDGLDIDDCKNMVVSNCIFDCEDDVLCFKSTTPVGTDNVTITNCVIKTNCNAIKFGTDSHTAFTNINISNITINEPAQEGRETFFGTKHGICGIAIEAVDGTLIDNMNFSNIVINNTDTPFYIKIGDRLRKSYPEQEDKVVRDCKNMTFSNITVRGISKYASSIMGIPTYNIENIFFDNIVYETQGFTGFNPDNMLNVPENSKMYPSPEIYGVFPAHTFYVRHANNVSFKNMKVITNGEDSRHAFVFDDVHGIRVGDVDFKGDKAITPIRLINSTDAFITGNIVEYAADNLVQVEGKSTKGIMVSGNNARNLNGVVKTADEVKGSEIFQFNNWSKDMKQLMK
- a CDS encoding FISUMP domain-containing protein, with translation MKRNFLAVLLALVALPFMAQAQKVKTKTLIDERDGQNYKIIKVGKQWWMAENLRYNPGTSLAAENTAIQDEVGFDVNAGYPLSGEEDTDTYGLYYTWKEAKQVCPTGWKLPSMDDWNELIETVGGKEVAGAKLTSHSDKWREPFAENIKPIGFNVEPSGYRFYILYRLWQEGNRTFFWSSTEAHKQSALGVDFSAGYNEAFVEDLGYRKENAISVRCIKE
- a CDS encoding glycoside hydrolase family 9 protein, translated to MRFLSGIICCCLSVAFMMACESSTKNVEPMPKVVHMGVLSPKVVHLQIQEGEMIPGYQVKYVKQQGDSVAVVKSKLRDLEVSYPLFRNGKEIGWLSGPHHEILAMGQQMKGQDLKTENITQASAYKVFSKEDDRCLEGVSPLAVYQKSKANNWVEPSRKFMMLHDLYFELPFGMKPNAHYTLEAKGLNVDPQKLAWDYNEQVENFAFQLPDIGYQLDDPSKTAYLSAWLGTGGSFSFDEAHDFEVRRANDNKVVFKGKVEKALDENEVEYNIDDHNFAKTNVYQLKFGELANTGEYYIEIPSFGRSEHFKISKSTFRDAFKVAMKGFFHIRGNMEMKEPYTDFKRPEAYLPNKDIKTYRSAVSLMNTGNGLNARGLDKDNFGELLKHKTDELVTINAYGGYHDAGDWDRRVQHLYCSRLMLELFELYPAYFEAFNGNIPESKNNIPDIIDEVIFNISFYKSLQTAEGGICGGLEAEDHPREGETSYQESYETFVYAPDMWSSFIYAGVASRLSYLVEQYDAKLAAEYKSSALKAYQWGEGRFSAAYAAKSDQPLKREVFTEKSQAALDLYRLTGNRKFFHDFKQFSALNPSLEKMAKGNANEKWPFFKDAEAYQQASSDALFLLQMVPQKLLKSVDYPLVKQAEDMLIAQADSVLHYQQGNAYNIGAEGKSRSIMVGYFSVAHGMEMARAYRLTHQQKYLQGIFRSTDYALGANPMRLVYMSGLTDKSIKNSYHPDSRLTGQKLPAGILCYGQFDPEAKLSAYFTWPLKYYLNEQDTPAAKDFPAYEFYHDIYRWMIQNEWTPQQTMAPNAYVWGFLAAQASQQQPI